The Aptenodytes patagonicus chromosome 27, bAptPat1.pri.cur, whole genome shotgun sequence genome contains a region encoding:
- the LOC143171469 gene encoding keratin, type II cytoskeletal 6A-like isoform X2: MNRQTYSMRAGGGGRSYSAASAIIPSGNRAGFSSMSVARSGGGGGGFGRLIGGGGGGFGSRSLYNLGGSKRISIGVGSSFRAAFGSGAGGGYGFGGGAGGLGFGGGQGGGGGFGFGGARGLGGFSGGLGGGRNPLGFGGGPPGGSTIQEVTVNQSLLAPLNLEIDPNIHQVRKDEKEQIKTLNNKFASFIDKVRFLEQQNKVLETKWTLLQDQGQKNNSGKNNLDPLFEAYINNLKRQLANLLNERGRMDGELKNMQDLVEDFKNKYEEEINRRTAAENEFVVLKKDVDAAYMNKVELEAKVDALTDELSFLRALYDAELAQLSAQVSDTAVILTMDNNRDLDLSSIIAEVKAQYEDIANRSRAEAEAWYQTKFEELQATAGKHGDDLRNTKWEISELNRLIQRIRSEIENTRNQCATLQTAIGDSEERGELALKDAKAKMIDLEDALQKAKADMARQLREYQELMNVKLALDIEIATYRKLLEGEESRLSGEGLNPISYSVTHTSSGMAGGAGLGGGSGGLSLSGGGGGSSFSLGGGDGSSFSLGGGGGSGFGLGGGGGGGYSFGSGGGLGLGGGGGLGGEFGGCSGLGIASGLGYGGGGGSGLSVKIFSKTSSSKKSIKSQSLKNATQPE, encoded by the exons aTGAACCGGCAAACTTACAGCAtgagagctggaggtggaggcAGATCTTACAGCGCTGCCTCAGCTATTATTCCAAGTGGCAACAGGGCTGGCTTTAGTTCGATGTCTGTGGCACGatctggaggaggtggaggtggtttTGGAAGGCTCATCGGAGGAGGTGGCGGCGGTTTTGGCAGCAGGAGCCTCTACAACCTTGGTGGTAGCAAGAGGATATCCATCGGTGTTGGAAGCAGCTTCCGAGCTGCTTTTGGGAGTGGAGCTG gtggtggatATGGCTTTggtggaggtgctggtgggcttGGCTTTGGTGGTggacagggaggtggtggagggtTTGGCTTTGGTGGAGCAAGGGGACTGGGAGGATTCAGTGGAGGGCTGGGTGGTGGCAGGAACCCATTGGGATTTGGTGGTGGTCCACCTGGAGGCAGTACAATCCAAGAAGTGACTGTCAACCAGAGTCTCCTGGCACCGCTGAACCTGGAGATAGATCCAAACATCCATCAGGTGCGAAAAGATGAGAAGGAGCAAATCAAGACCCTCAACAACAAGTTCGCTTCTTTCATTGACAAG GTTCGCTTCCTGGAGCAGCAGAACAAGGTGCTTGAGACCAAATGGACCCTCCTGCAGGACCAGGGTCAAAAAAACAACTCAGGCAAAAACAACCTGGACCCACTCTTTGAGGCTTACATCAACAACTTGAAACGGCAGCTGGCCAACCTGCTCAACGAGAGAGGACGCATGGACGGGGAGCTGAAGAACATGCAAGACCTCGTTGAGGATTTCAAGAACAA ATATGAAGAGGAAATCAACCGACGCACAGCAGCGGAGAACGAATTTGTGGTCCTGAAGAAG GATGTGGATGCTGCTTACATGAACAAGGTGGAGCTGGAGGCCAAGGTGGATGCCCTGACCGACGAACTCAGTTTCCTCCGAGCCCTCTACGATGCG GAGCTGGCTCAGCTCAGTGCGCAAGTGTCCGACACCGCCGTCATTCTGACAATGGACAACAACCGGGACCTGGACCTCAGCAGCATCATAGCTGAAGTCAAAGCTCAGTACGAAGACATTGCTAACAGGAGCCGGGCCGAGGCGGAGGCTTGGTACCAAACCAAG TTCGAGGAGCTGCAGGCCACAGCTGGGAAGCACGGGGACGACCTGCGCAACACAAAGTGGGAAATCTCTGAGCTCAACCGGCTGATCCAGAGGATCCGGTCAGAGATAGAGAACACGAGGAACCAG TGTGCCACCCTGCAGACGGCCATCGGAGACTCCGAGGAGCGTGGGGAGCTGGCCCTCAAAGATGCCAAGGCAAAGATGATTGACCTGGAAGATGCCCTGCAGAAAGCCAAAGCTGACATGGCCCGGCAGCTCCGTGAGTACCAGGAGCTCATGAACGTCAAGCTGGCCCTGGACATCGAGATCGCGACCtacaggaagctgctggagggcGAGGAGAGCAG GCTGAGCGGAGAGGGACTCAACCCCATCAGCTACT CTGTCACGCACACCAGCTCTGGCATGGCTGGTGGAGCTGGGTTAGGAGGAGGATCTGGTGGACTGAGCCTAAGCGGAGGAGGCGGTGGAAGCAGTTTCAGTCTTGGAGGAGGCGACGGAAGCAGTTTCAGTCTTGGAGGAGGCGGCGGAAGTGGTTTTGGTCTTGGAGGTGGCGGTGGTGGAGGCTACAGCTTTGGAAGCGGAGGAGGACTTGGActcgggggtggtggtggtctcGGAGGTGAATTTGGAGGATGCAGTGGTCTCGGCATTGCGAGCGGTCTTGGCTATGGAGGAGGTGGCGGCAGTGGTCTGA GTGTCAAAATCTTCTCCAAAACCTCCTCCAGCAAAAAGAGCATAAAAAGCCAAAGCCTGAAGAATGCTACACAGCCTGAGTAA